The genome window gtaattattataaataaaaaaagtaaagatacaacacaaaagaatttaaaatgcaAATAGACATAATAAACTAATCTATTAGATTAGGTAATTATTTgtctataaataaaaagaatgaaaataaacataaaatttttaattttcaatttcattctctaaattttttttattaaataaaacattgaTTTCTCTAAACATTGGTTTCTATGAATCTGATTCTGCTACAAGTGATGGGGAAATTTAACTGATTGATTTGATATTACGAGAAATGCTTTTGTATCTCCCTCTATACTGCCCAttttgcttattttagaaaCCAATTTTTTTGCTAATGCTGTTTTACTCCCTTGTAAGCAGAACTTCTTCCTTTTCACTCTTTTTGCATTTATGTTGATATCTGTTTGGATACTATAATCAATCAAGTACaacatgaaaaacaaaaaataatgcaAAAAAGTCATAGAAGTTACATTTTATAAGGGTAATACTGATATATATGAAATCAAATTACAAACTTATAACAACTTAGTCAGAGAGTATTACAGAATTCTCAGTTTCAACTTACGAGTCAATTGAGTGTTTTAGCTAGccttaacaaataaaattggtaacTCAATATTAAGCCATAAATTAGTATATAACAAGCAGATGAGAAAAATACTTTTgacaatttcaaaatataatttgcaGTTAACTTTAAAGTAATATTACTACCAAGTCCTAGCCTGCTGATTTTTAAGCATCCTTTTAGTTGTAAGTGTTTCCATTGGAGTAATCCCTTAgtaaaatgaaactacataGTTTTATTAACATTCACTATGTGAAAAGCTTGACAACTCACTTTCTTCCCTTTGTTTCTATGCACCTGCTTTACACTTAAAATCAGATAAACTGTTTTTCCAGGTTCAGTTTAGACTTAAGATGATTaccaaaaaataatttcatttatgCTAACTGATATATATCATTGGGAATATTTTTATTGTGATGTAAAATTCTAAGCGATGCATAAAGGATCAATTCATTCAATCACTAGGAATAATTAGCAAATCAATACAATATaccaaaaaaaatccaaaaaaaaccaCAACAAATTTATGTTATATTCAAATTAGCATACCGCCAATAAAAAATATGCATCAATTAATATGGAGTGATGGTATTAATTGTGATCGAGTACATACAAACTATTATAAATTAGGCATTAGTATTAACATACAATAAAAACTAAGGTGATCATGTTTGCAAATGTTGTTAGGCATCCTCAATTATGGTTGCCATCTGGAACAATCAAAAACAAGACTACTTCCCACGCATCAAAGAAGGTGATGTATACAAAATAACTGATTTCAAGATCATGCCGGCCCAGAAGAAATTCCGACCGGTCAAGAAAGATATTTCACTGAGCTTTTACCACAAAACAAAGGTGGAGCCAATGGAGGACAATGGTCTCATTCCAAAGTACAAATTTGATCTCACAAGCTTTGAAGTGGCACGAACTCTACTATGGGACACAACCAATTTCATAGGTCAGCAATTCGCAAACTAACAGTTTTAGCCccaaaaagaataattgatccAACATATTTGTTTCACAGATATCATGGGTATGGTAAAAGATGTCAGTTCTTTGGAGACAACATCAAAGGGATCCAAAAAGCTTGATGTCCTCTTGGTGGATGACAGGTCAGCGCGGACTTCTATACACACACTACAATATACGACTTATATATTAGTATACTGGCCGAAACAAATATTTCGTAACATATTGAAAAAAAACTCACGTGTAAGTAAAATCTGCCCAGGAACCATGACATGGTTATCTCATTATGGGAGGAAAAGGCAACTCACTTTATGGAAAGCATGGCTCCTCTTCAAGACGCCGCGGTGTTTGTTATCATCACAGGCCTCCTCGCAAAACAATACTCAGGTAAACACTATTCAAAAAATTTTACAAATGCAGTTTCCAAGCAaggccaaaaaaaaataaaaaataccatAAGATTACCTACACACAAATGAGTATAAAGGACAAGTGGATACGCTTAGTGGCTTAATTACTATTATCAGGAAATAGCATCATACTGTCAAGCGGAGACCCAACAAAATGTTATTTCAACCTTGATTATGACCCCCTAAAGGAGCTCATGGGAAATATACAAGCGATAACTGGTCATAGTTCAACGAGTCTACCACCTCCTACGAAAAAGAGATTTGTCTCGACAGAAGACAACATTATTGCTGATGCAACTATCCAAACTATCCTTGATGCGCAGCTTCCAGATGATAAAAAGGTTAGATAAAATGCTTAGCAAACAcagtatatttataatttatatataacaagcTTTGTCGCCACACAACGTGCACCACAGGTCATGCGGTTCGTGTGTGAGGCGACCATTGTCGATATCTCAAAATATGACGGATGGTACTACAATTCTTGCCCCACATGCCCACGTAAAATTCGCTTCGAGCATGGAAATTTGTACTGCGATGGATGCACAAAGGAAACTGGAGATTACGTTCAGCGGTACACCTACTTCTATACTTGTGGAAATTAAGATCATTGGTGAATGACCAATGAAATCCTTGGCAAAAATTAATCTCATCAGTCATCTATCCCCtaccaaaaaatatattaaagaacTAGGCTTATTTTAGGCGTGTCTCATCAGGTTTAACACAATATTACATTTTACAGCTATAAGATCACTATCCACGTTAAAGATGACACCGCCAAGACTACTTTCACATTGTTCAACAAGGAGGCACAAAGACTGATTGGTGCTCCGATTCAGACAATCATTGCTGAAATTGGACAGGTTCATGCTTCCTCCATGCttataaattatcaattatatatccTGCCGTCCAACCATAATCAGAGAAATTTTGACACCGCTAAAACGCAATTTTTCCTACATTAAATTAATACAGGATAAGATCACTTCCGATATCCCTGTACTCGTGAAGAATGTGAAGGGAAAGAAATGCGTGTTCGAGGTCAAAGTCACAATATTCAATCTTGACGGACGCGAGGGATACACTGTTGCACGACTCTCTGAAGTAACAGACCAGCCGCCTAGCACCTCAAATCCACCTGAAACCTTAATGGATTCCCcgagaaagaaaaagaagctaGCTTGAGATGAATGCAAGAACAAGATGGCATGCTTCCTCTAAGCTTCCCACAATAAATAGCATGCTTTACCGCTCAATAATGTTCTTGAACAATTGATTAATATTTACAATAATATTCAACTCATATGTCTATCTCATCCAACAGCAGTTTACTAAATCAAAACTACTTCAAGCTTTTAATATCTTTGCAGCGAAAATAGAAGTTAAACTACATgtccatttatttatatattacattCAAGACTAATATTCCTTTATTGTAACCCAAAAATAGAGTAGTTActaataacatattttgttatCGTAAACATCACTTTAATATCGATAGCGATTGTATTTTACTAACATATCATTAAAAGAAAAGACGAAGAAATTATATATCTCGGGACCTTAGCCAGAGCAAATCTACGAAAACATtacagataaaaaaaataataaaattggaTATAAAAGATCTATCCAAAGCtccccgtgctttgcacgggttggAAAGCTAGTTATTATTGAGTAGGTGAGTTGGATGTAGAGATGACGGTTAATACTATTTACACTGGATTCGGGTTCACAATTAATACTATTTACATTGAATACGGGCTCACGACAATGAAATTTTAACTTctaattatatactccctccattttaaATGTGACTACCCGCGCGGTTAATTTTTGACACATATATCAAGCTAAAGTGATTATATAGTTCTGcaaattagtttaaattatgtttgcaagtaaatcttgtaaatgtcatatttttgtttaaataatgTTTGTAAAAGTTTACTGAACCATCTGACGGGAGACCAAGGCAGTTAAATTTCTCGGAGTAGCTTAGATCCCTACAAAATTGAAGAGCAATCATTGTCGAAGTGTCAATGTAGACGGAAACCACTTGTCCATTTTGTTTATGTAGTTGGGATTTGATTTAACTGAAACCACACACGCATTTTGTGAAAATGGCAGTGGTCTTTATCCTTATTCATATTCATTGGCTTTTCATCCCGTCCTTCCACCGCTTCTCGCCCACTCCTTTAGTGCTCTACTACACTTGTCTTTTCAGTTAAGGAAAAGATCCATGGTGGAGGACTGGAGGTAGGGGTGCATTTTATAGTTTAGACCAGGATAACCCCTCAAATTTCAAAACagtcaacacatatataatataatattataatatttgctgTGATTCGAGTCttatatactactccctctgtcctctcatttctttacagttactattttgggatgtccctctcatttctttacgttaccataaatagtaagtttttccatcattacacccactatcttctcccactatctcatacctatttaacaataaaaactactattacacccactaatttcctctactatctcaaatctattattaaatattgatgggtcccaccactttacccactttttatctaacttcactaatttttcatacattgtcttggtctccgtgtccccctccaatataaacaattgagggggacggagggagtactatcaGCTGCATGTACTAATTTGAgaattaaacatataaatatcTAATTTTAGTGTCTTGTTCATAAAATCGGAACTTACCCTTATtagtaattaatattaaaatataaaacatattccAGCtgatagttattttttttcatttaaaagCGATCATATTATTACAATTATATTTAGAATTTCTTGTAAGCTAGAttgttatatgaattttatgtcTCCGGCAAGTAAATTGCTTGAGTCCATCGTGGTCCTGTTTGAGAATTAAGGGTTAGCGGCTATTGTTAAAGGATTGAatcagatgttttgactagctgactGGAATAAATGTTTTGACTATCGGATTGAATTAacgattttttataaaattatttggtaAATAACTGTTGATTAACTTTTTATGACACATCAAAACATCTAACTCAAAACCtcctcaaaatttttttttgaaaattagtttcTTAAGcacaaatttttatttcaatctCCTAACTATCAAATACTAACATTGacggattgaaatggtcaaatcTCTTAAACAATCCGAAACTTCTTATTTTACCTCAAATTGCTAACTTCCAAACACATTCATACATTGATACGAGGATAAAAGTGCATTTGTTTAAAAGGAACATTATGTGCGTACCTAGGCCTGTCAAtggatcgggtttggatcggatcgatctaaatccatatccatatccatttaatttagcggattcggattcggatcggatcgggaccGGATTTTTTTTAAGCcgatccatatccatatccattcggATCACGGAtctcggatcggatatccgatccatttacttactacttatatatattttttataagacTTTAACATTacctaaaatacaaataaaaccaATAAATaacaatgttaaaatttaaattacaaagtcAAACATTACATCTCAAGTctcaaaacaaattacaaactaaattgtttataaataaaatttaaaaagatctGTGAGTtttcaaaacaattttatattccAAGACCCAGGTCACCAAACATACTAGATGCAGAGACTGGGCCTGTGAATTTGTAGTTGGTTTCATATTCAAATAATCAATTTGTAATGTATgttgtaatttgtaaatatttatcgagaataaaatatattattatataatatataatataatatatatattaaatatatattaaccgGATCGGGTTATAAACGGATCGGATCACactaaatccatatccggtccatttgttatcggatttttttaatcgGATCgaatttcggatcggatttttttttaccaaatccatatccgctaaaatgacctcggatcggatcgggtcggatcggattttCGCTCCATTGACAGGCCTATGCGTACCTAACCGTTACGCCCTCTGTcctatttaattctatacattttttttcactgttcgacacgcacttcaatattcttgtaaaatatagttctagaacttatttttaaattttttttttctgaataaaagtataacatttaaacttttattcagaaaagaaaattttaaaaataagttataaaatcatactttacaggagcattaaaatccGTTCCGCGTTCCCGTCTCCCAGGTATACAacatgtcactttgacttttttcacgtaatttgaggtgcaaataaaacatatatctatatattatttttcaaattttctttttctcaataaaaatatggatgttatatttttattcaaaaaaagaaaatttgaaaaataatatataaaagtatgttttatttgcacttcaaattacattcaaaaagtcaaagtgagatgtattttgggacggagagagtaacgTATTGCGTGAGAATCTGAACCTGTACTTTAAAACTACAGGAGTAATTAATTCTTTCTGCTACAGCAAGTCAGGGCTCCGCGTGACAGATAACTAAAACCTTACTTTAACGCGTTGAAACGCGTAAACCTAACTGCCATCACCACTCACCGAATATACTATCCATCTATAAATATCTCAATCCACCTCTACCCTTTCATGCAGAAGACTTGTAATAATTCCTACAAAAATTCCCTCTATACACCTAACCTTAGATATCAAGTAATGTCAAAAATCAACGGTGTCGTTGCAGGTGACATGGAAGAAGTTAAGAAAGTCTTTAACAAGTTCGACACTAACGGTGACGGCAAGATTGACTTAACCGAGCTCGGATCTATTCTCCGAGCTCTCGGCACCAACGCGCCTCACGACGAGCTTCAACGCATAATGTCCGAAATCGACACCGATGGTGACGGGGTGATTGATCTCAAGGAGTTCTCTGATTTTCACCTCGGTGGTTCGGATGACGCGGCGAATCTCAAAGATCTTCGTGACGCGTTTGACTTGTACGATCTTGACAAGAACGGGCTGATCTCGGTGAGCGAGTTGCACGCGGTGTTGAAGAGGTTGGGAGAGAAGTGCTCGTTGAAGGATTGTAAGAAAATGGTTAGTTCAGTTGATGTGGATGGTGATGGTAATGTTAATTTTGAGGAGTTTAAGAAGATGATGAATAAAGCCTAGATTAGGTAGATGTGTAGTTTCTTTCTAATCTTAGTTAGTTAGGTTAACTCCTATGTGACGGTTAAGTTGTATATACTTTACCATCAACTATGATCTAGCTAAGTAATTTTCCATCTTATTGCTAATTGTCCAAATTAATTTGCTGATCATGTTTAAGATTACCTGATGTTCATTAATTAAAAGGTGTATGCACAAGAGAAGTGGTTTACTCCTTGTGGGTTACAAGGTATTAGCTATACACGGCGTCTGCTTCCCATTTCTGCAAGTTAAAAGatttcaaataaatatgat of Daucus carota subsp. sativus chromosome 3, DH1 v3.0, whole genome shotgun sequence contains these proteins:
- the LOC108211677 gene encoding calcium-binding protein CML24, whose product is MQKTCNNSYKNSLYTPNLRYQVMSKINGVVAGDMEEVKKVFNKFDTNGDGKIDLTELGSILRALGTNAPHDELQRIMSEIDTDGDGVIDLKEFSDFHLGGSDDAANLKDLRDAFDLYDLDKNGLISVSELHAVLKRLGEKCSLKDCKKMVSSVDVDGDGNVNFEEFKKMMNKA
- the LOC108212501 gene encoding replication protein A 70 kDa DNA-binding subunit B; translation: MGMVKDVSSLETTSKGSKKLDVLLVDDRNHDMVISLWEEKATHFMESMAPLQDAAVFVIITGLLAKQYSGNSIILSSGDPTKCYFNLDYDPLKELMGNIQAITGHSSTSLPPPTKKRFVSTEDNIIADATIQTILDAQLPDDKKVMRFVCEATIVDISKYDGWYYNSCPTCPRKIRFEHGNLYCDGCTKETGDYVQRYKITIHVKDDTAKTTFTLFNKEAQRLIGAPIQTIIAEIGQDKITSDIPVLVKNVKGKKCVFEVKVTIFNLDGREGYTVARLSEVTDQPPSTSNPPETLMDSPRKKKKLA